One genomic window of bacterium includes the following:
- a CDS encoding DUF4433 domain-containing protein, translated as MSDEDMLKDEFSELHYITPIFNVESILRFGILCNKEAAKLPHHSIADDEIQERRQDKRLPNGLTIHRCANVYFYARNAMMYRRQALHRSICVLRINPSVLDIDRVLVSDRNASRDLVRFGTPDEMIPLLKFTDIFRKSWDVGDEAERYRLKGTMCAEVLVPNRIDPCYIMGAYASCAESLAELLRMAPALDVRVNPDLFFQ; from the coding sequence ACGAATTCAGCGAGCTTCATTACATCACACCGATATTCAATGTTGAGTCAATACTTCGGTTTGGAATACTTTGCAATAAAGAGGCAGCCAAATTACCCCATCATTCCATTGCGGATGATGAAATACAGGAAAGAAGGCAGGACAAGCGATTACCTAACGGACTTACGATACATAGGTGTGCAAATGTTTACTTTTACGCAAGAAACGCAATGATGTATAGGCGTCAAGCTTTGCATCGTTCAATTTGTGTTCTTAGAATAAATCCATCAGTCCTTGACATTGATAGGGTTCTTGTTTCCGACCGGAATGCTTCGCGCGATTTGGTCAGATTCGGAACGCCAGATGAGATGATTCCACTATTAAAATTCACGGATATATTCCGAAAATCATGGGATGTCGGTGACGAAGCTGAAAGGTATCGTCTCAAAGGAACCATGTGTGCCGAAGTTCTTGTGCCAAACCGGATCGATCCATGTTATATTATGGGTGCCTACGCCTCTTGCGCGGAAAGCCTGGCGGAGTTGTTGCGTATGGCTCCCGCGCTTGATGTTAGGGTGAACCCGGATCTATTTTTCCAGTAA